A section of the Carassius carassius chromosome 17, fCarCar2.1, whole genome shotgun sequence genome encodes:
- the LOC132161463 gene encoding fidgetin produces MSSNMISGVYGVTMQWSPEQSQWAEQHYDITSTTRSPGHKIEALRDPRLTGSTSAAAYQHSWANDDISALTASNLLKRYAERYSAILDLPCESGLMGYPDTAISVSVRGPGVVNNGPPLLNGRKVEAEPWLESVYPPLGCVPELLPKAPLSVMDVSVSACNSPVIGSGNLPEPCFSSISCNSQTGNQEYSSTPYSTPFLQPVGTYGGSLFHPTPSHASLVSTYSANTSPNLATYSYPNTRYPSQAILPAGYSPPPPPSAYLPAGITPHNPLPAVGYSYPATSVSESDAPSASSLSKSYYPSTQSEIGVFEEFDFGGNSNSDSRSEGSPLYRPSGDEAVDKQNGFNRAADVTTSSFKPANHGDSLRNLETLTVAMSGRNNGSSGQHFASTSTSVVTSHQHLCLDTNTP; encoded by the coding sequence GCGTGACCATGCAGTGGAGCCCTGAGCAGTCCCAGTGGGCGGAGCAACACTATGACATCACCTCCACCACTCGTTCACCAGGGCATAAGATTGAAGCACTTAGGGATCCAAGGCTAACAGGTTCGACCTCAGCTGCAGCATATCAACATTCATGGGCAAATGATGACATTTCAGCTCTGACCGCTTCTAACCTGCTCAAGAGGTATGCAGAGAGATATTCTGCCATTCTGGATCTACCCTGTGAGAGTGGACTTATGGGATATCCAGACACAGCCATTTCCGTTAGCGTTAGGGGACCTGGTGTTGTGAATAACGGGCCACCCCTTCTTAATGGACGGAAGGTGGAGGCAGAGCCTTGGCTGGAGAGTGTCTACCCTCCGTTAGGTTGCGTCCCTGAGCTTCTTCCCAAAGCACCACTCAGTGTGATGGATGTGTCTGTCAGTGCGTGTAACTCACCAGTTATAGGCAGCGGGAATCTTCCGGAGCCTTGTTTCTCCAGCATCAGTTGTAACAGTCAGACTGGAAATCAGGAGTACAGCAGCACTCCCTACAGCACTCCCTTCCTGCAGCCCGTAGGCACTTATGGTGGCTCCCTTTTCCACCCTACCCCTTCCCATGCCAGTCTGGTATCAACCTACAGTGCTAACACCTCACCAAACCTAGCTACATACAGTTACCCTAACACCCGTTACCCCTCACAGGCCATTCTTCCTGCTGGCTACagtcctccacctcctccttcgGCGTACCTACCTGCAGGTATAACTCCTCATAACCCTCTTCCAGCTGTAGGATACTCATACCCAGCCACCAGTGTCTCTGAAAGTGATGCCCCAAGTGCTAGCAGCCTTTCAAAGTCATATTACCCATCAACTCAAAGCGAGATTGGAGTGTTTGAGGAGTTTGACTTTGGTGGCAACTCTAATTCAGACTCTAGGTCAGAAGGCAGCCCCCTATACAGACCTTCAGGAGATGAAGCGGTGGACAAGCAAAATGGGTTCAACCGAGCGGCTGATGTAACGACTTCATCCTTCAAGCCAGCTAATCATGGAGACTCTTTAAGAAACTTGGAGACTCTCACGGTAGCCATGAGTGGACGGAACAATGGTTCATCTGGACAACACTTCGCATCTACCTCAACATCTGTTGTCACTTCTCATCAACATCTCTGCCTTGACACAAACACACCTTGA